Sequence from the Bubalus kerabau isolate K-KA32 ecotype Philippines breed swamp buffalo chromosome 17, PCC_UOA_SB_1v2, whole genome shotgun sequence genome:
CTGGGAAATAGATTCCCTTCTCTTATATGCTAAACCATTCATCATTTGACCCAGCCAATTTTTCTAATCtcagttcttttttcttcttactgttttctttttacaaGGTGATATAATCATTTCCATACATTAAAGTGCATATCTTATGTGTACAGCtcaaggaatttttaaatatgtgcatgggcttcccaagtggctcagtggtaaaaaatctgcctgccaattctggagacacaagagatgcaggttcaatccctgggctgggaaaaaaccccggagaaggaaatagcaaaggaCTCccgtattctcgcctggaaaatcccatggacagaggagtctgccaggGGTCCCAAAGAATAGGACACCACTGAACACAGCACAACACATGCTCAAGTAAGTATGGCACATTTCTAGCAACCCAGGAGCCTCTCTTGGGGTCCCTTTCTGTCCACACCCTGCCAATCACTTCTTGAACTTCAAAttccttccccccgcccccctccccacacgCACATAAACATTTATAGACGTTAATCATCTGCAATGTCCTGCCTCAATAAATGCTATTTTTGACTTCTGATATTCTTTCTATCCTGCGAAGGGCTTGAGTGCCCcctgaaacttttgaaaatactGCAGGAATGAAGAAAAGTTACAGCTGCGACTACTGCTTAGCCGGTAGAACGGCGCCACGACCAGTTCCTAAAGGGAAGTGCAGACTGGACAGTCACGTGATAGGGGCCGCGCTCTCCAAGAGCAGGTGAGGCAGGTGTGGTCGGGACTCTGCGCAGCCCTGCGGGGCAGAGGCTCGCGGCGGCCATTTTGAGGGGCGGTCACGTGAGAGGACGTACGCTCAGCGGGGCGCTCACGTGACCAGGGGCGTGCTGCGGCCGCCCGGGCGGACCCGGCGAGAGGCGGCGGCGGGAGCGGCGGTGATGGACGGGTCCGGGGAGCAACCCAGAGGCGGGGGTGAGGCGGGAGGCAGACGGGCGGGGGGGAGGGCGAGCCCCCAGCCGACCGACCCCACGATCCCTCCTGCCGGTGTGGGGCCGTGCGATCGCCAAGCACTCCGGCATAGAAACTCCCGGGTCCGGCGCTGCCAGCCTCCACCCACTCCCTCCCCGGGGGTCCCCGGCTCTCCGGCCTCCGCATCCCGATCCCTTCCCGCCTGGTGCTCTCTGACCCCCAAGGAGCGGGAGAACCCCATAATCCAAGCCCTGGGGGCAGGCCCGGGCTTGTCGCCGGCACCACTTCCTGGTGGGAGGGGCGGGTCTCCCCTCAGTCGCCTCAGGCCAGAGGTCTGGACCCTTGAAGTGTTCCCTCAGCcttctccccccgccccgggaagAATGAAGGATAACAGGCCCAGGACCCCTGCTGCTTTCTTCATCGGGGATTCAGTTGCTTGGGCTCCCACTTCACTTTATCTATGAGGGGCCCAGAAATGTAGAGCCCCCTAGCGTTGTCCTCCCCCAGAGATCAGGAGCCACTCCAGTTCCTTGGATCCTCCTAGGACCCAAGAGTCCAGGCacctcttccctcctttctcctctAGGGCCCACCAGCTCTGAGCAGATCATGAAGACAGGGGCCCTTTTGCTTCAGGGGTGAGTTTGAGGTCTGATTATTGCGGAACGGATTTGGGGAATGAGACCCCGTTCTGATTCTGTATCCCCGCAACTCCGTTCCCACCCTAGTTTCATCCAGGATCGAGCAGGGCGAATGGGGGGAGAGACACCCGAGCTGGGCTTGGAGCAGGTGCCCCAGGATGCATCCACCAAGAAGCTGAGCGAGTGTCTGAAGCGCATCGGAGATGAATTGGACAGTAACATGGAGCTACAGAGGTGTGGCCCCTGGGACCCAGGAGACCAGCGACTTGGCCCCTTCTCTCTCAGAACCCAGGAGTCCCAGCTCCCAACCCCCACTTCCACTGGGAGGCTGGAGTCCAGCCCCCTTTTCTTTCAGACTCAGAGGTCCAGGGTCCCATCACTCAACTCAGCACTCTGGACTCCCAGCCTTCCCGTGCCCTGGGATCTTGAAACTCTCCTTCATGGAGTCTTTTTCCCCAGTTTCTATCTTGCGGCTTTCCCCCACAAGGGCCTCTTTTGATTTCAGCCTGGCTCAGGTCTTGGGTTTTATCTTTGGTTTGGGTGGACCCCAGAGTTGCCACACTCTGCCTGATCCTCCCTCCCCAACACTGGCTCTCCTCTCTCTTGCAGGATGATCGCAGCTGTGGACACAGACTCTCCCCGAGAGGTCTTTTTCCGAGTAGCGGCTGAAATGTTTTCCGACGGCAACTTCAACTGGGGCCGGGT
This genomic interval carries:
- the BAX gene encoding apoptosis regulator BAX isoform X1; the encoded protein is MDGSGEQPRGGGPTSSEQIMKTGALLLQGFIQDRAGRMGGETPELGLEQVPQDASTKKLSECLKRIGDELDSNMELQRMIAAVDTDSPREVFFRVAAEMFSDGNFNWGRVVALFYFASKLVLKALCTKVPELIRTIMGWTLDFLRERLLGWIQDQGGWDGLLSYFGTPTWQTVTIFVAGVLTASLTIWKKMG